From Staphylothermus hellenicus DSM 12710, a single genomic window includes:
- a CDS encoding glucodextranase DOMON-like domain-containing protein has translation MNYKYVSLILLAILVLSILTPSVMGIKNATANTQNTMKKLVVAVDLAHGESDKYLSYIEGNITWVEWREITEAITPDTLSDVDVLILGQPTSALSPDEMMAIRDWLAQGNKVLWVAGDSDYGGGPSTQQACNDLLEFLGAKLRLELAAVYDDIHNAQRYYRVITQVVPDENMVLRTDLISAGISKPVLMHGPDAVIWVDESGNYHDPVNEKFPGLIRIVWSYDTAYIGDNNEPTPLLYNPLFYGQGTGNHTFVMVAGEYWNETNNMIIVSGESPYGDYEPMYSWEYYNVSLDGPKFIKNMITWFDYLVNILPSIPRITVAVDLAHGESDKYLSYIMGNITFVNWKTIDTTITPDELNGVDVLILGQPTSALSPDEMMAIRDWLATGNKALWVAGDSDYGGGPSTQQACNDLLEYLGAKLRLELAAVYDDIHNAQRYYRVITRVMPDNATELKTDIISMGISKPVLMHGPDAVIWVDESGNYHDPVNEKFPGLIRIVWSYDTAYIGDNNEPTPLLYNPLFYGQGTGNHTFVMVAAEYWNESNDIIVVSGESPYGDYEPMYSWEYYNVSLDGPKYIANMITWFAINLKPAAPQLTLIGELTDPEGDDNGYGNITYPTNEVFQPGVFDMLKFGVYEDSDNVYFKVTVKNSGDNPWSGPNGFCLQHIQIYMLTTDDALPKNTSTIGLNVEIWHGWNYVLLMVPGWDTAPVPKGQLSALYDATGKLLAVETLNNTIDVYLDPSDNNTIVAKISKSLLADVGNIKDWVFVVALAGYDGYAPYKVRSIVAGNSTEWNFGGGDPEAINAGVQPMIIDLLAPTAQDQYNMLSSYDAAANSTAIIGGVKLSTGELMTPPTPTTTTTTTTTPPATTTTTTTTTTTTTTTTTVPPTTTTTTTTTTTTTPTTTTTTTTPAAAGGGISATTWGVIITIIIIIIIAIIAWYYYARKK, from the coding sequence ATGAATTATAAATATGTATCACTCATACTATTAGCCATACTAGTATTATCCATACTAACCCCTTCAGTGATGGGAATTAAGAATGCAACAGCTAATACCCAGAATACTATGAAGAAACTTGTTGTAGCTGTGGATCTTGCTCATGGTGAAAGCGACAAATACCTATCATATATTGAAGGCAATATTACATGGGTTGAATGGAGAGAAATCACAGAAGCAATAACACCTGATACATTATCAGATGTCGACGTATTGATTCTTGGCCAGCCAACATCTGCATTGTCACCAGATGAGATGATGGCAATCAGAGACTGGCTGGCACAAGGCAACAAGGTTCTGTGGGTAGCCGGTGACAGCGATTATGGTGGTGGGCCATCTACACAGCAAGCATGCAATGATCTATTAGAGTTTCTCGGAGCAAAGCTAAGATTAGAACTTGCTGCTGTGTATGATGATATTCATAATGCTCAGAGATATTACCGTGTAATAACACAGGTAGTACCCGATGAAAACATGGTGCTAAGAACAGATCTCATCTCCGCCGGCATATCCAAGCCTGTATTGATGCATGGTCCTGATGCTGTTATTTGGGTTGATGAATCCGGAAACTATCATGACCCAGTAAACGAGAAATTCCCAGGACTAATAAGAATAGTATGGAGCTACGACACAGCATATATAGGCGACAATAATGAGCCGACCCCACTACTCTATAACCCACTATTCTACGGACAAGGCACAGGTAATCATACATTCGTTATGGTGGCGGGAGAATACTGGAACGAGACAAACAACATGATTATTGTAAGTGGTGAGTCGCCTTATGGCGACTACGAACCAATGTATTCATGGGAATACTATAACGTATCACTAGACGGACCCAAATTCATAAAGAACATGATTACCTGGTTTGATTACTTAGTAAATATTTTGCCATCTATTCCAAGAATAACTGTAGCTGTGGATCTTGCTCATGGTGAAAGCGACAAATACCTATCATATATCATGGGCAACATAACATTTGTTAACTGGAAAACAATAGATACAACAATAACCCCTGACGAGCTAAACGGCGTTGATGTATTGATTCTTGGCCAGCCAACATCTGCATTGTCACCAGATGAGATGATGGCAATCAGAGACTGGCTAGCTACTGGAAATAAAGCATTATGGGTTGCTGGAGACAGTGACTACGGCGGTGGCCCATCTACACAACAGGCCTGTAATGACTTACTAGAATACCTAGGTGCGAAATTGAGGCTAGAACTTGCTGCTGTGTATGATGATATTCATAATGCTCAGAGATATTACCGTGTAATAACACGCGTAATGCCCGACAATGCTACAGAATTAAAGACAGACATAATATCCATGGGCATATCCAAGCCTGTATTGATGCATGGTCCTGATGCTGTTATTTGGGTTGATGAATCCGGAAACTATCATGACCCAGTAAACGAGAAATTCCCAGGACTAATAAGAATAGTATGGAGCTACGACACAGCATATATAGGCGACAATAATGAGCCGACCCCACTACTCTATAACCCACTATTCTACGGACAAGGAACCGGCAACCACACATTTGTAATGGTCGCTGCCGAGTATTGGAATGAATCAAATGATATCATAGTCGTAAGTGGTGAGTCGCCTTATGGCGACTACGAACCAATGTATTCATGGGAATACTATAACGTATCACTAGACGGACCCAAATATATAGCAAATATGATAACATGGTTCGCTATCAACCTTAAACCTGCAGCTCCCCAACTCACACTCATAGGAGAACTAACAGACCCCGAAGGCGACGATAATGGTTATGGAAACATAACATATCCAACCAACGAAGTGTTCCAGCCCGGAGTCTTTGACATGCTAAAATTCGGAGTATACGAAGATTCCGATAACGTATACTTTAAAGTCACAGTTAAGAACTCAGGAGACAATCCATGGAGCGGTCCCAATGGGTTCTGTCTACAACACATACAGATCTATATGTTGACAACAGATGATGCGTTACCGAAGAACACCTCTACCATTGGCTTAAACGTTGAGATCTGGCATGGATGGAACTATGTATTATTAATGGTGCCAGGCTGGGATACTGCCCCAGTACCAAAGGGACAATTATCAGCACTATATGATGCAACAGGGAAACTACTAGCAGTTGAAACACTCAACAACACAATAGATGTCTATCTTGATCCATCAGACAATAACACCATCGTCGCCAAGATAAGTAAATCCCTGCTCGCGGATGTAGGCAATATTAAGGATTGGGTATTCGTTGTAGCACTGGCAGGATACGATGGATACGCACCCTACAAGGTGAGAAGCATAGTAGCTGGGAATTCAACAGAGTGGAACTTTGGTGGAGGAGATCCTGAAGCAATCAATGCAGGAGTACAACCGATGATAATTGATCTTCTGGCACCAACAGCGCAAGACCAATACAACATGCTGTCAAGCTATGATGCAGCCGCCAACTCAACGGCCATAATCGGAGGTGTAAAATTATCAACTGGTGAATTAATGACACCACCTACACCAACCACAACTACAACAACAACCACAACACCTCCAGCAACAACTACAACCACGACTACGACTACTACCACGACCACTACTACTACAACTGTTCCACCAACTACTACGACCACGACTACTACAACTACAACCACTACACCAACTACAACTACAACAACTACGACGCCGGCAGCTGCGGGTGGAGGAATTAGTGCGACAACGTGGGGAGTAATAATAACAATAATCATAATCATCATAATAGCAATAATAGCATGGTATTACTATGCAAGAAAGAAATAA
- a CDS encoding metallophosphoesterase family protein, translating to MRFNAGILFVLIVLSVVSVIAITPTYMSSTTATPTPLPELESLAPSKGLPTENIGPGKPAIVFPGDTFTVIFKQDHTPQTITGGYMYMLKLEGPQLVLYNYTVQVSGSGVNYTVQVPGNVAGGLYDLVLYGSKEYFIPRSVWVITNLADVLRVVHISDLHFGTGYPDELHGSYKRFTGMLMTQILSPDLIINTGDEADTASYKQYIQSVAYRYAFLYPYPVLLNPGNHDWPNDNYIKFYGSTTWYRVIGDKILVAALNTRGDQGYPDWNQLKWLTNILEEYENIPIKIIQLHHPVFFWQGELWMTYNSSIIADPHKYSSSPVSYYWGANLTATRYFLKLCEDYNISLVLAGHIHRDQYVVFHSTRTNTTTYFITTTTFAHSTGTYDGLQYFNINLAKFNLTFPYAPPWFVGFKNYSRTEVYNSIPNWPPYYQGMFVESSNAYVFEVSNYIPNLNLDGNVVFALPWSGDLVGVKTLESENMANVELLDYKIVNGIAYVALHVKLPINSTLGFAIYNYEDATPPEITLKLSVPETPTLNAVNTFYFEIKDIGWGVKDVHATLIYNGEEYPQTLEYYSQDTYRLKLKFTGEEPLTITLIINATDYAGNTVEKAFNITFYPRGYTPTTTTTTTTTTTTLPTTTTSPTTTTTTTTTTTTTSTTTTTTTPPATPTTTTTTTISPPLTTGSPTTTAPPPTTGQAQVNYTGVLVSVIVVIIVIAVAVLLMRRK from the coding sequence ATGAGGTTTAATGCAGGAATCTTATTCGTATTGATCGTTCTATCAGTAGTATCTGTTATTGCTATAACTCCGACCTATATGTCCAGCACAACAGCGACGCCAACACCTCTACCAGAGCTTGAATCACTAGCACCAAGCAAGGGACTCCCAACAGAGAATATTGGTCCAGGTAAACCAGCAATAGTGTTCCCCGGCGACACTTTCACGGTTATATTCAAGCAAGATCACACACCACAAACAATTACCGGCGGCTACATGTACATGTTAAAGCTTGAAGGACCACAACTGGTTTTATACAATTATACTGTGCAAGTTAGTGGTAGTGGTGTCAACTATACTGTACAAGTTCCAGGCAACGTTGCTGGAGGATTATATGATTTAGTACTATATGGTAGCAAAGAATACTTTATCCCTAGAAGTGTATGGGTGATAACTAATTTAGCAGATGTCTTAAGGGTTGTTCACATCTCCGATCTACACTTTGGAACAGGGTATCCAGACGAGCTCCATGGAAGCTATAAGAGATTTACAGGAATGTTGATGACGCAAATACTATCCCCAGACCTAATAATTAATACTGGAGACGAAGCTGATACTGCATCGTATAAACAATATATACAATCTGTAGCTTATAGATACGCGTTCCTCTACCCATACCCAGTCCTATTAAATCCTGGAAACCATGATTGGCCAAATGATAACTATATAAAATTCTATGGCTCAACTACTTGGTACAGGGTGATAGGGGATAAAATACTAGTGGCAGCGCTAAATACACGTGGTGATCAAGGATATCCTGATTGGAACCAATTAAAATGGCTAACAAATATTCTGGAAGAATACGAGAACATCCCCATCAAAATTATCCAGTTACATCACCCAGTATTCTTCTGGCAGGGAGAGTTATGGATGACATATAATTCTTCTATAATAGCTGACCCACACAAATACAGTAGCTCCCCGGTCAGCTATTATTGGGGAGCAAACCTTACCGCTACAAGGTATTTCTTGAAGCTATGCGAAGACTACAATATATCTCTTGTCTTAGCAGGCCACATACACCGTGACCAATACGTAGTATTCCATAGTACTAGGACTAATACCACAACATACTTTATAACAACAACGACATTCGCTCACAGCACAGGTACGTATGATGGACTACAATACTTCAATATTAATCTCGCCAAATTCAACCTAACATTCCCATATGCTCCACCATGGTTTGTAGGATTTAAGAACTATTCTAGAACTGAAGTTTACAATTCAATACCGAACTGGCCACCATATTATCAAGGAATGTTTGTAGAATCATCAAATGCATATGTATTTGAAGTAAGCAATTATATACCGAACCTTAACTTGGATGGAAACGTAGTGTTTGCCCTGCCGTGGTCCGGAGATCTAGTGGGTGTTAAGACTCTTGAAAGCGAGAACATGGCTAATGTTGAGCTATTAGACTATAAAATAGTAAACGGCATTGCCTATGTAGCATTACATGTTAAACTACCGATTAATTCAACATTAGGATTCGCAATATATAACTATGAAGACGCAACACCGCCGGAAATAACGCTTAAATTATCCGTTCCAGAAACACCTACTCTCAACGCGGTAAATACATTCTACTTCGAGATCAAGGATATTGGTTGGGGAGTGAAAGATGTACATGCAACACTAATATATAACGGCGAAGAATACCCTCAGACACTAGAGTATTATTCACAGGATACATACAGGTTAAAGCTAAAGTTTACAGGCGAAGAACCATTAACAATAACATTAATAATTAATGCAACAGACTATGCCGGCAATACTGTAGAGAAAGCCTTCAATATAACATTTTACCCGAGAGGATATACACCAACTACAACCACAACGACAACCACGACAACAACGACCCTGCCAACAACCACAACATCTCCGACAACGACTACTACCACCACCACAACCACGACAACAACGTCCACCACTACCACTACTACAACACCACCAGCAACTCCAACAACTACTACAACTACAACAATATCTCCGCCGCTAACAACTGGATCACCAACTACTACAGCTCCACCGCCTACTACGGGACAGGCACAAGTAAACTATACTGGTGTTCTTGTTAGTGTTATTGTTGTAATAATAGTAATTGCTGTTGCAGTATTATTGATGAGGAGGAAATGA
- the hjc gene encoding Holliday junction resolvase Hjc, which yields MPNLNRRRGFAHERDLLLKLWRRGFAVIRAPASGAKARRFAVPDIVAIKNNRVLAFEVKTAEKKKTIYIPKHQVEKLLVFIRRAGGYGFIAVKIVGESGWRFIEVDKLEKTASGNYKVSPDMLVKSFKLGDLVSFVQGNKRIDEYI from the coding sequence TTGCCTAACCTAAATAGGCGTAGAGGATTCGCACACGAAAGAGATCTTTTACTAAAACTATGGCGTAGAGGATTCGCTGTAATAAGAGCACCCGCTAGTGGGGCCAAAGCTAGAAGATTCGCTGTTCCAGATATTGTAGCGATAAAAAATAATAGAGTTCTAGCATTTGAGGTTAAAACTGCTGAGAAAAAGAAAACAATATATATACCTAAGCATCAAGTCGAAAAACTACTTGTTTTTATTAGAAGAGCTGGGGGCTATGGATTCATAGCTGTTAAGATAGTTGGAGAATCTGGTTGGCGATTTATAGAAGTAGATAAACTGGAGAAAACAGCGTCGGGGAATTATAAGGTATCACCAGACATGTTGGTTAAATCATTTAAACTAGGCGATCTAGTATCGTTTGTTCAGGGGAATAAGAGGATCGACGAATATATTTAG
- a CDS encoding PINc/VapC family ATPase, which yields MSLGIPSEEVYVPDTSALVEGAVSRLVREGRVRGRIIIHRASIAELEHQANKGRATGFAGLEEIKRLRKLSSKGIIRVEISGEKPKTIDIKNLGSEAIDAMIRDYAYELGATLITGDKVQAEVAETMGMQVIFIQPSIKTRLVLEEFFDNITMSVHLKEGVPPIAKKGRPGDWVYETIHDKPLTRRDLEEIANNIIEQAKSRPDGFIEIDRFGSTIVQLGTYRIIITRPPLSDGWEITAVRPLKKLSLEDYNLPAKLIQRLNERAEGILIAGAPGMGKTTFAQALAEYYMKQGKVVKTIESPRDMNLPPGITQYSKNYADLGELHDILLLSRPDYTVFDEMRSDEDFKLYSDLRLAGIGMIGVVHATTPIDAIQRFIGRVELGMIPSLIDTVIFIKNGYVDKVYEVKMTVKLPTGLKEAELSRPVVEVRDFLTDELEYEIYTFGEQTVVVPVKKFYEKAGLGLLDRLARRIQRMLPRAEIRVENNGILVIIPRNLIKTYNKKIRRLRKIEDRYNVPIRIRIA from the coding sequence TTGTCTCTGGGAATACCGAGTGAGGAAGTATATGTGCCTGATACTAGTGCTTTGGTTGAGGGAGCTGTTAGTAGGCTTGTCCGTGAGGGAAGGGTAAGGGGGAGAATAATCATTCATAGAGCAAGTATTGCCGAGTTAGAGCATCAGGCAAATAAGGGTAGAGCTACAGGGTTTGCTGGTTTAGAGGAAATTAAGAGGCTAAGAAAACTTTCCAGTAAGGGTATTATTAGAGTTGAAATAAGCGGTGAGAAGCCTAAAACAATCGATATTAAAAATCTCGGATCAGAAGCTATTGATGCGATGATTAGAGACTATGCTTATGAGCTTGGTGCAACACTTATAACAGGTGATAAGGTTCAAGCTGAAGTTGCTGAAACCATGGGTATGCAGGTAATTTTTATTCAGCCATCTATAAAAACTCGTTTGGTTCTAGAAGAGTTCTTCGACAATATAACTATGAGTGTTCATTTGAAAGAAGGGGTTCCACCTATTGCTAAGAAGGGTAGGCCTGGTGATTGGGTATATGAGACCATCCATGACAAACCATTAACCCGTAGGGACTTAGAGGAGATTGCCAATAATATTATTGAGCAGGCGAAGAGCAGGCCTGATGGTTTCATAGAGATCGATCGTTTTGGATCAACCATAGTACAGCTCGGAACATATAGGATCATAATTACGCGTCCACCACTAAGTGATGGGTGGGAGATAACAGCTGTTCGCCCACTTAAAAAACTTAGTTTAGAAGACTATAATTTACCTGCTAAACTCATTCAGAGGTTGAATGAGAGAGCTGAAGGAATACTTATAGCTGGAGCCCCTGGAATGGGTAAGACGACATTTGCACAAGCACTTGCAGAATACTATATGAAACAAGGAAAAGTTGTTAAAACAATAGAGTCGCCGCGTGACATGAATCTCCCCCCAGGGATAACTCAGTATAGTAAGAACTATGCTGACCTAGGAGAACTGCATGATATACTCCTCCTATCAAGACCGGATTATACAGTATTCGATGAGATGCGTAGTGATGAAGACTTCAAACTATATTCGGATCTAAGACTGGCAGGCATAGGAATGATTGGAGTAGTACATGCAACAACACCTATAGATGCAATTCAGAGGTTTATTGGAAGAGTAGAACTAGGAATGATTCCGAGCCTAATAGATACTGTTATATTCATCAAAAACGGCTATGTAGACAAAGTATATGAGGTGAAAATGACTGTTAAACTGCCAACAGGGCTGAAAGAAGCTGAGCTAAGTAGACCGGTTGTTGAGGTAAGAGACTTTTTAACAGATGAGCTAGAATACGAAATATACACTTTTGGCGAGCAAACAGTAGTTGTCCCAGTCAAGAAATTCTATGAAAAAGCAGGACTAGGACTACTCGACAGATTGGCTCGCAGAATACAAAGAATGCTTCCACGAGCCGAGATAAGAGTGGAAAACAATGGCATCTTAGTAATTATTCCGAGAAATCTTATTAAAACCTATAATAAAAAGATAAGAAGACTTAGAAAAATTGAGGATAGATATAATGTGCCGATAAGAATAAGAATAGCATAA
- a CDS encoding metallophosphoesterase family protein: MRSSLGILVSVLILSIILFTPSFTLNTTYTADNQEITPLYNATRWSIPDTLPWYPIVVMGDNRPPNTHDISPPEIFYDIVNESAQIYPVAFIGTGDHVGIGSKEQYERFYWILKNSSIQNIWLAIGNHDLELHSESMNYWLTYFGPEYMYIDDIPNWRIAIINSETRLSMNWKKQILDAYSDLGNRSLIFVFHRPIFPKVNHNLDTERSSIFMNIIKDKDRVKLVLQGHYHGWGMQVKNNITWIITGGAGAPLYSYANNIIKPNLEIINHQYHYMILILYPNQTFTYIPVKVGPGSGELKAEKINDTAYLIHNSKLTIYNTSASMPVRVTYNLSIGTLYVQLLALPNSSTIINLEDTGEKYIIKSNATSWYAYLYNETDPDYSPIYEPQNNIIELKYIAPITTITSTTISTTHPSTTTIATTITSTPTAIQQPMGTTSTQTPSGGEGGEQYLLYITVVIVVIVIGVAGYLLIKK; the protein is encoded by the coding sequence ATGAGGAGTAGTCTAGGTATTCTTGTATCTGTGTTAATCTTATCAATAATTCTGTTCACGCCATCGTTTACATTAAACACAACTTATACAGCAGACAACCAGGAAATAACTCCATTATATAATGCGACAAGATGGAGCATCCCGGACACCTTGCCCTGGTACCCAATAGTTGTAATGGGAGATAATAGACCACCAAATACACACGACATAAGCCCGCCAGAGATATTCTATGATATAGTCAATGAATCTGCACAAATATATCCGGTAGCATTTATAGGGACAGGAGACCATGTAGGTATTGGATCAAAGGAGCAATACGAAAGATTTTACTGGATACTCAAAAACTCCAGCATACAGAATATTTGGCTCGCAATAGGAAATCATGATCTTGAACTTCACAGTGAATCAATGAATTATTGGCTAACATATTTTGGACCTGAATATATGTATATAGATGACATTCCCAACTGGAGAATAGCCATCATTAATAGTGAGACAAGATTATCTATGAACTGGAAAAAACAAATACTAGATGCCTATAGCGACTTAGGTAATAGATCTTTGATCTTTGTATTTCATAGACCAATATTTCCTAAGGTTAACCATAATCTCGATACTGAGAGATCAAGCATCTTCATGAACATCATCAAAGATAAAGACCGGGTAAAACTAGTTTTGCAGGGACACTATCATGGCTGGGGAATGCAGGTTAAAAACAATATTACATGGATAATAACTGGAGGAGCAGGCGCCCCACTATACTCATATGCTAACAATATCATAAAGCCGAATCTTGAGATTATTAACCATCAATACCACTATATGATCTTGATCCTATATCCTAATCAGACATTTACCTATATACCTGTAAAGGTGGGACCTGGTAGTGGTGAGTTAAAAGCTGAGAAAATTAATGATACAGCCTACTTGATCCATAACAGTAAATTAACTATCTACAATACATCCGCGAGTATGCCGGTAAGAGTAACCTATAATTTATCCATAGGCACACTTTACGTACAATTATTAGCGCTACCAAATAGTAGTACAATCATTAACTTAGAAGACACTGGAGAGAAATACATTATTAAATCAAATGCAACCAGTTGGTATGCATACCTCTACAATGAGACAGATCCCGATTATTCACCTATTTATGAACCACAAAATAACATTATAGAACTAAAGTATATTGCTCCAATTACAACTATAACATCTACAACGATATCTACTACCCATCCTTCAACAACTACTATAGCAACCACTATAACAAGTACACCTACAGCTATACAACAACCCATGGGAACAACTAGTACACAAACCCCTAGTGGTGGAGAAGGTGGAGAACAATATCTCTTATACATTACAGTAGTAATAGTAGTGATAGTTATAGGAGTAGCAGGTTATTTATTGATAAAAAAATAA
- a CDS encoding cyclic 2,3-diphosphoglycerate synthase: MVKKIVILGAAGRDFHNFNVVFRNNPEYRVVAFLQTQIPGIAGRRYPPALAGELYPDGIPILSMEYLEEVVKAYNVEEAFLSYSDLTYEELGRVLSRVVGLGLDFKIMGPKETMIESSRPVIAVTGVKTGAGKSSVSREIAGILVNKGFRVGVVRHPMPYGNLEEMVVQKFKTFEDLDKYKATIEEREEYEHYIRMGLPVYAGVDYGKLLRIVEKENNIILWDGGNNDWPFYRPDYMITVADALRPGIEVKSFPGEVNLKLADAVIINKVDQAKPGAVDTIKKNIVEVNPKAKISLAESEVAVDKPELVEGKRVLVIEDSPTVTHGGAPYAAGYVAAKKYGGEPVDPRPYATEFFKKIYSEYPHMGPVLPSTGYTKEQLKELEETINRVPADTVILGTPSDITRLIKINKPIVRVSFRVKIVEGPSIEELIDEFLEKAKAKIE; this comes from the coding sequence ATGGTTAAGAAAATAGTTATCTTAGGTGCAGCTGGAAGAGACTTCCATAATTTCAATGTAGTATTCAGAAACAATCCCGAGTATAGAGTAGTAGCATTTCTTCAAACCCAGATTCCCGGTATAGCTGGTCGACGATATCCTCCAGCCTTAGCCGGAGAACTATATCCGGACGGCATACCAATACTTAGCATGGAGTATCTAGAAGAAGTTGTCAAAGCATATAATGTGGAGGAAGCATTTCTAAGCTATAGTGATTTAACATATGAAGAGCTGGGAAGAGTTCTGAGCAGAGTCGTAGGTCTCGGTCTCGACTTTAAAATTATGGGGCCTAAGGAGACAATGATTGAATCATCTAGACCAGTAATCGCTGTAACAGGCGTAAAAACAGGTGCAGGGAAAAGCAGTGTTTCACGAGAAATTGCCGGGATACTGGTGAATAAGGGGTTCCGTGTAGGCGTTGTAAGGCATCCAATGCCATACGGCAATTTAGAAGAAATGGTTGTTCAGAAATTTAAGACATTCGAGGATCTAGACAAGTATAAAGCAACGATAGAGGAGAGAGAAGAATATGAACACTATATACGTATGGGACTGCCTGTTTATGCTGGAGTAGATTATGGTAAATTATTAAGGATTGTGGAAAAGGAAAATAATATTATTTTATGGGATGGAGGCAACAATGATTGGCCATTCTATAGACCAGACTATATGATAACAGTTGCAGATGCTTTAAGACCAGGTATAGAGGTTAAGAGCTTCCCGGGAGAAGTCAATTTGAAACTAGCCGATGCAGTAATTATTAACAAGGTTGACCAAGCAAAACCAGGAGCAGTGGATACAATTAAAAAGAATATAGTAGAAGTCAATCCTAAAGCAAAAATATCATTGGCTGAAAGCGAGGTAGCAGTTGATAAGCCTGAGCTTGTGGAAGGAAAAAGAGTACTTGTTATTGAAGATTCCCCAACAGTTACACATGGAGGAGCACCATATGCTGCCGGCTATGTTGCAGCAAAGAAGTATGGCGGAGAACCCGTTGATCCTAGACCATATGCTACAGAATTCTTCAAGAAAATATATAGTGAATATCCACATATGGGCCCAGTTCTTCCAAGCACAGGCTATACAAAGGAGCAGTTGAAAGAGCTCGAGGAAACAATAAATCGTGTACCAGCAGATACGGTTATACTAGGAACTCCAAGCGACATAACAAGATTGATCAAGATAAACAAGCCCATTGTAAGAGTATCATTCAGAGTAAAAATTGTTGAAGGACCCAGCATCGAGGAGCTTATAGATGAATTCCTAGAAAAAGCCAAGGCTAAAATAGAGTAA